In Pan paniscus chromosome Y, NHGRI_mPanPan1-v2.0_pri, whole genome shotgun sequence, the sequence TCTCCTCCTAGTACATGGCCACCCACAGGCACTGTCAACAACCCAGGGCCCTTCTACATTCCGCGGTCCTGCCACCTTACCCAGCAGTGGAATAATGGGAAGGCAAAGAGCGGGAACAGACAGAGCGGGGGCCACAAGCCTCACCCTCCCACATGACAAGGGAATGAGTGGATCCTTCTAAGCGCAGGCAGCTGCTTTCAGAACATACCTGGAAGCCCAGCACCAGCTGAGGGATTCACTCTGccacagctgggcatgggggaTTTCATTGTGTGCCAGGGAACTTGTTCCTCATTACCATACCAGGTGTACCTCTCTTCCAGATCACAATATGCTCACACCCTCCTTTACCTGAATGGACTCCTTGTCCTCACCACATGGTGTTAGCTGGAACTGCTACTCCTGGTGCCCCAGCTGCAGTTTCAAGGTAAAGAGATAGAGCAGCACACCCCTGAGTCCTTGTCCTCTTATCCAAGTAATATCcatagaaatagtaaaatagtGGCACATTAGACCTATTGACATTTTTAAGGCTGATTTCTTTATAAGCAACTTtatctcatgtattttatttacaactcTCATTTCAAAATCAAGTTTTGCTCAAGAGTTATTTCAACTTATAGCCAAATGTTCAGAGCTATGCTACATAGATTTCAAGTTTAAAAGTCTGTATCTGctattattttgggaaaaaaccTAACCATCACttgtaaaaataagtaattattagGCATGGTCACTGTAGTGGTCTAAAACACACTTTGAAATTCTTCTCAAacccatttgaaaatattcctgatGGAGCTGAACACAGTACTTGCTTCTAATGTATAGAAAACACTGCACGCAGTTTCTGGATACTGGACCACCTCTGGTCTAGTTTAGAGACGGTGACACGGCTCTGCCTAAGTCTCCTGCTCTCATGGGGACAAACCCCTTAGGAGCCCCCGACCAGTACATCACGCAGTCTAACACCCTGATAACACTATGCAGAAGGGACATCCAATGGAGagactcaaagaaacagaacaaggtGTCTGAGCATCTCAGCAGTCCAGCCCCTGCTATTTGAGTCACGCTAGCCATGGCACCAGGGAGATGAGAAGACACCCGCCAATGTCCCCATCTTTGGCCATCACTAGATTGCATCCTCCTGAGTGCCCCTGAACCACATTCATTTGGCTGAGAGACTGAGGGCGATTGCAGAGACTGACCGTTAGGAAATTCTAATtatggttttaagccactaagttttagatAATTCTGAAAAGCACTTTAGACTCCTAGAAAAACTGAGTTGTCTACTGACTTCATTGCAGAGAGCTGTAAAGGCAAACATCATGAATGCTAATACCCTGGAAAAGTCAAATCATCCAGACTCTTCTAAGCGCAACAGATCTTTAATGTCCCTTCGCTATGGCTGGAGAATAATCTAACATGTATCTGATAGAGTTGTTTGAAAGCCTCTGTTCACATCTCTCAGACTGGTATGGGTCGACTCTGGTCTGGTTTAATTCTAGGCAACTGCAGCAGCTCACCTTTCATTTAGGTCGTGGCCTACCCTGATTTTTTTGATCACTGACTGTGTCtttgtctgtgtgtatatgttttgTGTGTTACCATATTTTATCTGAGGAGGCTAAATAGTAGTACTATAATTGttttgtaaacataaaacattccAGGAAGTCAATATTGCTGATCAATCCAGCTTTAAAACAGATACGCAATTAGACATGACAAGATGCCACATCTAGTATCATACCAAAgctagccaagcttggtggcccatggatgttatcccagctacttggaaggctgatgcaggagaatccattgaaccctggtgatggagtttgcagtaaagtgagatcacaccactgtgctccagcctgggcaacagagcgagacgctgtctcagaaataaaaagagaataaaataataaaataggagagatcacgggagagagaaatgcatacagctgggtgggcactgtggctcatgcctggatcccagcattttgagaggctgatgtgggtggatcactaaaggaaaggaattcaagaccagcctgagcaaatattgtgaaacctggtctctactgaaaatacaaagaatttgccAGGATTGGTGTCATATGATTGCAGTCGCAGCTGCTTAGGAGGGTGTGactggacaattgcttgaacccgtgataaggagggagcagtgagctgagatcacgccactgcactccagcctaggtgacagggcaggattctgtctgaaaaaaaaaaaataaatcagtgagagagaaagatacagagacaaaaagaaagaaagacaggaaggaagaaaggaagggagggaaggaggaagggaatgaaaatttgtacctaacagttgtaaatacttttggcatacatgtgatattttgatacaagtaatGTGAACTGGTAAGGGAGGGATCAaagaggggatgggggtgggttaAATTATACTTGCTTAGAAGGAATCATATCTAGTGTTCAGTGGCACAGGATGACTACACTTAATAATGATTTAttgtacatctcaaaataattaaaagagcaaaGGTGAAATGTCGCTGATACCAAGAAAAGATACGCCAGACTCAGTGAGGTGGAATGTCGCTCATAATAAGAAAAGATATGCCAGATTCAGTGGCTCACTgctataatcacaacactttgggaagccaggaaagGAGGATCATTTCGgtctgggaatttgagaccagcctgaacaacatatccAAAACATTGTccctacaacacacacacaaacacaaaagctgggcatggtggttggtgtgtgtctgtaattccagctacttgggaggctgaaatggaaggcTTGCACATTTGAACCccgtgttcaaggctgcagtgagctatgatggtgccactgcagtctaggctggacaacagtgtgagaccttgtctctaaaaaagaaaaaagaatcgatAACTGCTTGAACTGAAGGATACCctatttattattgatatatttgttgattgatataattatttttgtgttggagtcgcactctgtcacccaggctagagtgcatggtgcaatatcggctcactgcagcatcaggctcccaagttcaaaccattgtcctgcctgagcctcccaattaactgcaacgtactacaggcaggcaccaccatgcccggctaatttttgtatttttggtagagatggggtttcatggtgttggccagcctggtcttcaactcctgtccTAAAGTGCTCTgcaagcctcggcctccccaagtgttagaATTAGAGACCTGAGCCATCACACATGGACAGTAAGATACACAAGACTCGGGGGATTTATCttttcacttcatcctcacaatgCTACAGGTGAATGAAAACACTTCATAACACGAATAACTCACCTGAAAATCAAAGTTGGtaacttctccctttaaaattatttgtaaacttaCCCTATAAAAATTGATGATTGTGTCAAAATTTTTCAAGAACATACTTCCTCCTTGCAGATTAGTCTGTCAATTGTAAGAATTATGGACTGCAAAACTTCTGGAACttgatgtatttcatttctttagtttgtataatcaggaaaattaattcatttagttatttcggtctaaatatttttatcattcaatGATGTCTTAAAACTTTAAGCAATCCCGTCGGAAACTTTATGctgttgtttatgttttatacactTCACTTTCCTCTAAGTATGAGGTTTAAAGTGTTTCCATTCATATTATCAATTAAATACGATAGGCTGacagtggaggcacatgcctatgATCTTAGCACTTCGGGAGTCTGAGGAGGTTGGATCAGgattttaagaacagcctggcaaacaaggtgaaacgctgtctgcactaaaaatacgaaaattggcCCAGCTGTGCTGCACACATATctaataccagttactcaggatgctgaggcaggagaatagcttggacccagaaggcagcggttgccataagccaagacagagccactgcaccccagcttcggCGACAAAGctacacttcatctcaaaaaaatgtgatACTATCCCAACCACTCTAGATTATTCCTATCTGTAAGAACATATTACTACACCATTATTTACAACATCCATtggcaaaatattcaagaaaaaattaccGTGGGTACCTCACAAGACAAAACACTTACTTTCCACTATTTAAACTACGAACATTTAAATTCATTATGGTATGCACCTGAGAAACTTAGCTGGTTCACTTCTGATTtacgtgaaaaaaaaaagttttcattaccgTTATCCTCTTCAGTCACAGAATGCTTCACACAGAATGTTCTGGATGTCTTAAACTTTAGTATCAATAcatctaattatttcctttgacctgtactattcctctaaaaaataaacattttatggtgaggcagacagttttgtagtctttctgaagacttctccaacattttaaccttgttagtttttaaagagaaacagcctAATTAGAAAACTTGAGCAGCTTGCAAGGGCGACATAACACATCCctaattttgcatctgtgttcaaagaaacaaaggaaaacgtACAACAAACTACACAATTTACTCTCCTATTGAATTTGCTTTAAGCATGTGCGGCTAACCAATAACACCAGGCATCTTGCagtacatgtaaaattttattgtgaaaattttaagGTAGATATTACATCTAAACACTTTCCAAATAGCATCAACAAGtatgaaattactttgaaaacaattccttttcctttgaatacCTCAAAAAATTCATGGAGGAAGTCAGTATCTACCTCTCTCCACAAAACCAACATGTTTCTGTCAGTAATATGCAGGTAACgatgcagaaataacatttcaatttttgatttGCAAACAAGGCTTGGTatgcaataactattattttgaatGCTTGCTTTAATATCTGCTCGAGTCTCCTTTTTCAGATCGACTCTCCCCACCATCTACTATAGATGCCACATAACTTGAGCTACCATATGCTTCACGAGGATCAGGGGGCACCCTACCCAGAGAAGGCGGATTCCTTTGGTCTTTTCTGCAAACATGCTCACGATCACAATAATGAAAATCACCACAGCTCCTTGAGTAACTCTCCCAACTTCTGCCATATCTATCTCGTGTATTACTATATGCATGGCAGGTGCTTCCACCATAAGACATCCGAGGCCCTCGTGCAGGTGGTGCATCATGAGAGGTCCCTGCAgggttgataaaataatatgtgggactacatttaaacatttttactgctaTCATTAAAGCATGAATTAGTTAAAgtactatttggaaatatctgctttcctCCGCCTTTGTTGACAGGATATTAATCAAGTCTTCAATAGTCAGAAGGTTTTATTTAAGAGAAGTGTAAGAGTAGTATTTTGCAGCTTAACAAACttaattctaaagtaaatgctccgTCACATTTTCTTAACGTTAACTGAAGTTCTCACCTTCATATCATTCCCTAGGCTTTATACTGATAATGAGTACCAGATAagcactgtttattttattatttgtgcacaatgatgaaaatgaataaatatgtttctgggatgatcaaaaaaaaaaagaatactcaataTTTAAACATGTTGCATATGTCCTTTacaattttccttagaatttcattaaaataacaatccggtctattaaataaaattctgtaatttacaAATCCATCCTGGACCCTTACCGTATCCCTGAAATGCATCTCTATAAGAACTTCCACGTAGATGTTCAGAATGATCTCTACCAAGGGCCTCACCGTAGCCATCGTGataactaaattgaaaaaaaaaaagtcttttcaatttccgaatgaacaatttaagaaatccatttgataaatccagataacatgacagtacctatatcctctagaggaatgttcatcccaactagaatgaccataatcacggTATGCATAGTCTCTAGGTGGTGGAGTATAATCCCTGGTTTCTCGGGAACTTGGACTATTTCTGCGTGCACAAGTTTAAGCAAGGAATGTTAAATTGTCAAATTGTAGTATCCAAAATAGAACTACATTACAACTTAAACACAGTTAAATTGCCAaccatctaaataaaatacccacagatcccaaatgcccaaaatgcccaaatgcccaaaaagcacatgaaacagatactgataatcaatgatgcaggaaatgcatttcaaataaaaaaggagcttccacacttcacacacacacactggaagggcaataaattttcaaaagcaggaaataacaagtgtttgagaggatgtagataaattggagccctgaCACAATGTTATTTGGAATGAACAatataagaaatctatttgataaatccagaaaaagttacagtatctatatcctctagaggaatgtgCATCCTGCATAGAATGACCATAGTCTCAGTATGcctagcctctagatggtggagcataatccctagttTCTCGGGAACTTGGATGATTTCTctgtgcataagtttaagcaacaaattttaacttttcatcttCTAGTATCGAACacatgactaacttacaactttaaattaaaaggccaaacatctaaatagatatttctccaaataaaataggcaaatggccaaaaagcacaagggacagatactcatattcagtgattcagaaaatgcatttctttttgttttattatactttaagttctaggatacatgtgcatgatgagttaatgggtgcagaaaatgcatttcaaatccaaaatgagatatcatatttcacacacacagatgaatggcaataaattttcaaaagcaggaaataaaaagtgtttgagaggatgtagataaattggagccctgatacaatgttagttggaatgaacaatttaagaaatctatttgacaaatccagaaaaggtacagtacctaTATGCTCTAGAATAACTTTCATGCCGACgagaatgaccataatcatggTAAGCatggcctctagatggtggaggataatccctagtttctcgggaacttcgatgatttctgtatgcataagtttaaggaacaaatttaaattttctacttctAGTATCTGATatatgactaacttacaacttaaacaaaattaaaaggccaaacatctaaacagatatttctccaaataaaatgggcaaatgcccaaaaagcacatgggacagatactcatattcagtgattcagaaaatgcatttctttttttttattatactttaagttctagggtacatgtgcatgatgggttaataggtgcagaaaatgcatttcaaatccaaaatgagatatcatatttcacacacacagatgaatggcaatacattttcaaaagcaggaaataacaagtgtttgagaggatgtaggtaaattggagccctgatacaatgttagttggaacaaacaatttgagaaatctatttgacaaatccagaaaaaggtacagtacctatatcctctgGAATAAGTTTCATGCCGACGAGAATGACCACAGTCACGGTATGCatggcctctagatggtggagcataatccctagtttctcgggaacttcgatgatttctgtatgcataagtttaagcaacaaattttaaattttcaacttctagtatccgatatatgactaacttacaacttaaacaaaattaaaaggccaaacatctaaatagatatttctccaaataaaatgggcaaatgcccaagatgcacatgggacagatactcatattcagtgattcagaaaatgcatttttttttattatactttaagttctagggtacatgtgcatgatgaattaatgggtgcagaaaatgcatttcaaatccagaatgggatatcatatttcacacacacacactggaagggcaataaattttccaaagcaggaaataacaagtgtttgagaggatgtagataaattggagccctgatagaacgttagttggaatgaacaatttaagaaatctatttgacaaatccagaaaaaggtacagtacctatatcctctagaggaatgttcatcccgaTTAGAATGACCATTATCACGGTATGCatagcctctagatggtggagcataatccctcgTTTCTTGGCAACTTGGATGATTTCtgtgtgcataagtttaagcaacaaattttaaattttcaacttctagtatccaatacatgactaacttacaacttaaacaaaattaaaaggccaaacttCTAAAcagtttttccccaaataaaatcggcaaatgcccaaaaagcacatgggacagatactcatattcagtgatgcagaaaatgcatttatttttgttttattatactttaagttctaggacacaagtgcatgatgagttaatgggtgcagaaaatgcatttcaaatccaaaatgggATATCATATTTCAAACACACATTGGAATGGCAATAAACTTCAaacagcaggaaataacaagtgtttgagaggatgtagatcaATTGGAATGCTGATACAATGCTAGGTTGGAACGgaacatgatgcagctactatggagaaatgtggtggttcctcaagaaaacaaacatcatTATCATAGGACCATGCAATTCCACTCATATACACCCAGAACCGAATAGGCATACTCAAACAAATATCGGTGCGTAGAAATACTcgggtggaaacaacccagataaaataatgggttaataGCTTGTGGAAGGAGTGAAGTGCTATGATGTAAATGAACCTTCAGGACATCATGCAAAAGGAGAGGagacaaatacaaaaagt encodes:
- the LOC129395525 gene encoding RNA-binding motif protein, Y chromosome, family 1 member F/J isoform X3, coding for MVEADHPGKLFIGGLNRETNEKMLKAVFGKHGPISEVLLIKDRTSKSRGFAFITFENPADAKNAAKDMNGKSLDGKAIKVEQAKKPSFQSDGRRRPPASSRNRSPSGSLRSARGSSGGTRGWLPSHEGHLEDGGYTPDLKMSYSRGLTPVKRGPSSRSGGPPPKKSAPSAVARSSSWMGSQGPMSQRRENYGVPPRRGTISSWRNDRMSPRYDGYATNDGNHPSCQETRDYAPPSRGYAYRDNGHSNRDEHSSRGYRNHRSSRETRDYAPPSRGHAYRDCGHSRRHETYSRGYRNHRSSRETRDYPPPSRGHAYHDYGHSRRHESYSRAYSYHDGYGEALGRDHSEHLRGSSYRDAFQGYGTSHDAPPARGPRMSYGGSTCHAYSNTRDRYGRSWESYSRSCGDFHYCDREHVCRKDQRNPPSLGRVPPDPREAYGSSSYVASIVDGGESRSEKGDSSRY
- the LOC129395525 gene encoding RNA-binding motif protein, Y chromosome, family 1 member F/J isoform X4, giving the protein MVEADHPGKLFIGGLNRETNEKMLKAVFGKHGPISEVLLIKDRTSKSRGFAFITFENPADAKNAAKDMNGKSLDGKAIKVEQAKKPSFQSDGRRRPPASSRNRSPSGSLRSARGSSGGTRGWLPSHEGHLDGGYTPDLKMSYSRGLTPVKRGPSSRSGGPPPKKSAPSAVARSSSWMGSQGPMSQRRENYGVPPRRGTISSWRNDRMSPRYDGYATNDGNHPSCQETRDYAPPSRGYAYRDNGHSNRDEHSSRGYRNHRSSRETRDYAPPSRGHAYRDCGHSRRHETYSRGYRNHRSSRETRDYPPPSRGHAYHDYGHSRRHESYSRAYSYHDGYGEALGRDHSEHLRGSSYRDAFQGYGTSHDAPPARGPRMSYGGSTCHAYSNTRDRYGRSWESYSRSCGDFHYCDREHVCRKDQRNPPSLGRVPPDPREAYGSSSYVASIVDGGESRSEKGDSSRY
- the LOC129395525 gene encoding RNA-binding motif protein, Y chromosome, family 1 member F/J isoform X2 → MVEADHPGKLFIGGLNRETNEKMLKAVFGKHGPISEVLLIKDRTSKSRGFAFITFENPADAKNAAKDMNGKSLDGKAIKVEQAKKPSFQSDGRRRPPASSRNRSPSGSLRSARGSSGGTRGWLPSHEGHLDGGYTPDLKMSYSRGLTPVKRGPSSRSGGPPPKKSAPSAVARSSSWMGSQGPMSQRRENYGVPPRRGTISSWRNDRMSPRYDGYATNDGNHPSCQETRDYAPPSRGYAYRDNGHSNRDEHSSRGYRNHRSSRETRDYAPPSRGHAYRDCGHSRRHETYSRGYRNHRSSRETRDYPPPSRGHAYHDYGHSRRHESYSRAYRNSPSSRETRDYTPPPRDYAYRDYGHSSWDEHSSRGYSYHDGYGEALGRDHSEHLRGSSYRDAFQGYGTSHDAPPARGPRMSYGGSTCHAYSNTRDRYGRSWESYSRSCGDFHYCDREHVCRKDQRNPPSLGRVPPDPREAYGSSSYVASIVDGGESRSEKGDSSRY
- the LOC129395525 gene encoding RNA-binding motif protein, Y chromosome, family 1 member F/J isoform X1, whose amino-acid sequence is MVEADHPGKLFIGGLNRETNEKMLKAVFGKHGPISEVLLIKDRTSKSRGFAFITFENPADAKNAAKDMNGKSLDGKAIKVEQAKKPSFQSDGRRRPPASSRNRSPSGSLRSARGSSGGTRGWLPSHEGHLEDGGYTPDLKMSYSRGLTPVKRGPSSRSGGPPPKKSAPSAVARSSSWMGSQGPMSQRRENYGVPPRRGTISSWRNDRMSPRYDGYATNDGNHPSCQETRDYAPPSRGYAYRDNGHSNRDEHSSRGYRNHRSSRETRDYAPPSRGHAYRDCGHSRRHETYSRGYRNHRSSRETRDYPPPSRGHAYHDYGHSRRHESYSRAYRNSPSSRETRDYTPPPRDYAYRDYGHSSWDEHSSRGYSYHDGYGEALGRDHSEHLRGSSYRDAFQGYGTSHDAPPARGPRMSYGGSTCHAYSNTRDRYGRSWESYSRSCGDFHYCDREHVCRKDQRNPPSLGRVPPDPREAYGSSSYVASIVDGGESRSEKGDSSRY